In a genomic window of Nostoc sp. UHCC 0870:
- a CDS encoding Ppx/GppA phosphatase family protein has protein sequence MLNLVSADCLSVNTQAVKQHRIIAAIDMGTNSLHMVIVRIDPTLPAFTIIGKEKETVRLGDRDIATGELKPEIMDKAIAALGRFQKVAKTANAETMIAVATSAVREAPNGKDFLHKVESELGLCVDLISGQEEARRIYLGVLSGMEFHNQAHIIIDIGGGSTEIILGDSDEPRTLTSTKVGAVRLTTELISSDPILDVEFQYLQAYARGMLERSVDEVLANLQFGEFPKLIGTSGTIETIAMIHAREKLGTIPSTLNGYKFTLPDLQEWVNRLRKMTNAQRAVVPGMPERRSEVILAGAVVLQEAMMLLGIDSISTCGRALREGVIVDWMLSHGLIEDRLRFQSSVRERSVLKQASKYQVNLAYSDRVAAFALSLFDQTQGQLHHWGTNERQLLWAAAILHNCGHHISHSSHHKHSYYLIRNSELLGYNETEIEIIANLARYHRKSPPKKRHENYRNLLSKQHRQIVSQLSALLRLAVALDRRQIGAIAQIKCDYYRQFQQFNLLIYPVNPDDDCALELWSLDFKKGVFEAEFGVKLVAHLETSAIPTFS, from the coding sequence ATGCTGAATTTAGTTTCGGCTGACTGTTTGAGTGTCAATACTCAAGCGGTTAAGCAACACCGGATTATTGCGGCCATTGATATGGGAACAAATTCCCTGCACATGGTGATAGTCAGGATTGACCCGACTTTACCAGCTTTTACGATTATTGGTAAAGAAAAAGAAACTGTACGATTAGGCGATCGCGATATTGCTACTGGGGAGTTAAAACCAGAGATAATGGATAAAGCGATCGCAGCTTTGGGACGCTTCCAAAAGGTGGCTAAAACTGCTAATGCAGAAACTATGATCGCTGTCGCCACTAGTGCAGTGCGGGAAGCTCCCAACGGTAAAGATTTTTTACACAAAGTAGAATCAGAGTTGGGTTTATGCGTTGACTTGATTTCTGGTCAAGAAGAAGCGCGACGCATCTATTTAGGTGTGCTGTCGGGGATGGAGTTCCATAACCAGGCTCACATCATTATTGATATTGGCGGGGGTTCTACAGAAATCATTTTGGGCGATAGCGACGAACCGCGTACTCTCACCAGCACGAAAGTCGGTGCAGTGCGCCTGACTACTGAGTTAATCAGTTCTGACCCCATTTTAGATGTTGAGTTTCAGTACCTACAAGCCTATGCGCGGGGGATGTTGGAACGTTCTGTAGATGAAGTTTTAGCTAATCTCCAGTTTGGCGAATTTCCCAAATTAATTGGTACTTCCGGCACAATTGAAACCATCGCCATGATTCATGCACGGGAAAAGTTGGGGACTATCCCTTCTACCCTCAATGGCTATAAATTCACCCTCCCAGACTTGCAAGAGTGGGTAAATCGCCTGCGGAAAATGACCAACGCGCAAAGAGCAGTCGTCCCAGGGATGCCAGAGAGACGCTCTGAAGTGATTTTAGCCGGGGCGGTGGTTTTGCAGGAAGCAATGATGCTTTTGGGTATAGACTCTATCTCAACCTGTGGGCGAGCCTTGCGGGAAGGTGTGATTGTGGACTGGATGTTAAGCCACGGCTTGATTGAAGATAGACTACGCTTTCAAAGTTCGGTGCGTGAGCGTAGTGTATTGAAGCAGGCGAGTAAGTACCAAGTCAATTTAGCATATAGCGATCGCGTGGCTGCTTTTGCTTTAAGTTTATTTGACCAAACCCAAGGACAACTCCACCATTGGGGAACAAATGAACGACAATTACTTTGGGCGGCAGCAATTTTACACAATTGCGGTCATCATATTAGCCATTCGTCGCACCATAAACACTCTTACTATCTCATTCGGAATAGTGAATTACTCGGCTACAACGAAACCGAAATCGAAATTATTGCCAATTTAGCCCGTTATCACCGCAAATCGCCACCCAAAAAGCGACACGAAAATTATCGTAATTTATTGAGTAAACAGCATCGCCAAATAGTCAGTCAGTTGAGTGCGCTGCTAAGATTAGCAGTAGCATTAGATAGACGACAAATTGGTGCGATCGCTCAAATCAAATGTGATTATTACCGCCAATTCCAGCAGTTCAATTTGCTAATTTATCCAGTCAATCCAGATGATGATTGTGCCTTAGAACTCTGGAGTTTAGACTTCAAAAAAGGAGTATTTGAAG
- a CDS encoding 4-hydroxybenzoate solanesyltransferase, translating into MLESNQEPVWLTIIRLLRWHKPEGRLILMIPALWAVFLAAAGKPPLALVGVIVLGTLATSAAGCVVNDLWDRDIDPEVERTRDRPLASRALSVKVGIGVGIVALACAAVLAFYLNTLSFCLSVAAVPVILLYPGAKRVFPVPQLVLSIAWGFAVLISWSAVTQNISQPTWLLWGATLLWTLGFDTVYAMSDRADDRRIGVNSSALFFGDYAPVAIGIFFLGAIALLGWLGVAIHLKLAFWISLTIGTIGWFWQFLQLRKPELPNPVYGQMFRQNVWIGFILLGGMIIGSF; encoded by the coding sequence ATGTTAGAAAGTAACCAAGAACCAGTCTGGCTAACAATTATCCGGCTTTTGCGGTGGCATAAACCCGAAGGACGTTTGATTTTGATGATTCCTGCACTTTGGGCAGTATTTTTGGCTGCTGCGGGTAAGCCGCCTTTAGCATTGGTGGGGGTGATTGTCTTGGGTACTCTCGCCACTAGTGCGGCTGGGTGTGTGGTGAATGATTTGTGGGATAGGGATATTGATCCAGAAGTGGAAAGAACCCGCGATCGCCCCCTTGCTTCCCGTGCGTTATCTGTAAAAGTGGGGATAGGGGTGGGGATTGTCGCTTTAGCTTGTGCGGCGGTGCTGGCGTTTTATCTCAACACTTTGAGTTTTTGCTTGTCTGTGGCGGCTGTCCCTGTAATTCTCTTGTATCCTGGTGCAAAACGAGTTTTCCCAGTACCGCAATTGGTGCTGTCAATCGCCTGGGGTTTTGCGGTGTTAATTAGCTGGAGTGCAGTTACACAGAATATTTCTCAACCCACTTGGTTATTGTGGGGGGCTACTTTATTGTGGACATTAGGATTTGATACAGTTTACGCCATGAGCGATCGCGCAGATGATCGCCGCATTGGTGTTAATTCCAGTGCTTTGTTCTTCGGAGATTACGCACCTGTAGCCATTGGTATATTCTTTCTTGGTGCGATCGCTTTATTAGGGTGGCTAGGTGTTGCTATTCACCTAAAATTAGCTTTTTGGATTAGTTTAACTATTGGGACTATTGGCTGGTTTTGGCAGTTTCTCCAATTAAGAAAACCAGAATTACCTAATCCTGTTTATGGGCAAATGTTCCGTCAGAACGTTTGGATTGGTTTTATTTTACTAGGTGGAATGATTATAGGTTCTTTTTAG
- a CDS encoding HMA2 domain-containing protein yields the protein MAQTITIISRESLSQNLHQLRFSDLSFTQRHNNVVKMNMNSSKVVKEAQLKLSATGMQVVHATNGRIRIKATDDSFSSNCKTIIEYLRQYPGVKEVSINQQTSSLVVNFDEKQLSLSEMLGILQALNIQITPDAPISDPFAAWKSADFWKEQTISFIPLMTGLAVTGRLGISGLASIPVYMITADATRRVIDYLKPLIAGEMSGERADSDDKSANQENKTPIVKQDKELTTWSAKVTYSVIHKIPGRIRFHLPILTSDRAYGRRLEKLLKTDAVVKNVRINIDAASIAIIYQSNAEIAVSHWVSLMELALERTPPTVPVSEVLQQTSPTSEPITEPENINTPEGETIYISRWWADMKSSALSYSLDFMANLPL from the coding sequence ATGGCACAAACTATTACTATTATTAGTCGCGAAAGCTTAAGTCAAAATCTGCATCAGCTAAGATTCTCTGACTTAAGCTTTACTCAGCGTCACAACAATGTAGTAAAAATGAATATGAATAGCAGTAAAGTGGTGAAAGAGGCACAATTAAAACTTTCTGCTACTGGTATGCAAGTTGTACACGCAACAAATGGGCGCATACGCATCAAAGCGACTGATGATAGTTTTAGCTCCAACTGTAAGACTATCATCGAATATTTACGGCAATATCCTGGTGTGAAAGAAGTTTCTATCAACCAGCAAACAAGCAGTTTGGTAGTTAACTTTGACGAAAAGCAACTGTCGCTGTCTGAGATGTTGGGTATATTGCAAGCCCTAAATATTCAGATAACCCCAGATGCACCCATATCAGATCCCTTTGCAGCTTGGAAATCTGCTGACTTTTGGAAAGAGCAGACCATATCTTTCATTCCCTTGATGACAGGGTTAGCAGTTACAGGTAGATTAGGAATTAGCGGTTTAGCATCGATTCCCGTTTATATGATTACCGCAGACGCAACGCGCAGGGTAATTGATTATTTAAAACCACTAATTGCTGGTGAGATGAGCGGTGAAAGAGCAGATAGCGACGATAAATCTGCAAACCAAGAAAATAAAACACCGATTGTTAAACAAGATAAAGAGTTAACAACATGGTCGGCTAAAGTGACCTATAGTGTTATACATAAAATACCTGGAAGGATTCGGTTTCACCTACCAATACTGACTAGCGATCGCGCCTATGGACGCAGATTAGAAAAGTTGTTGAAAACTGATGCGGTAGTCAAAAACGTGCGAATCAATATTGATGCAGCTTCAATTGCGATTATCTACCAGTCCAACGCAGAAATAGCTGTATCTCATTGGGTAAGTCTGATGGAATTAGCCCTAGAGAGAACCCCGCCAACAGTTCCCGTTAGCGAAGTTTTACAGCAAACATCACCTACATCTGAGCCAATAACCGAGCCAGAAAATATCAATACACCTGAAGGCGAAACGATATATATATCCCGTTGGTGGGCTGATATGAAGTCTTCAGCACTATCTTATTCTTTAGACTTTATGGCGAACTTGCCACTGTAA
- the def gene encoding peptide deformylase, with protein sequence MSESLSIIQLGDRILRQKAAWVENVHDARIQKLIDDLITTAAQANGVGIAAPQVAESVRLFIVASRPNARYPNAPEMQPTAMINPKIVAHSTEVSKDWEGCLSVPGIRGLVPRYQAIAIEYIDRNGKLQKQELTNFVARIFQHEYDHLDGVVFVDRLESHLNRITEEEYQKTVVKNT encoded by the coding sequence ATGAGTGAATCACTATCCATCATCCAATTAGGCGATCGCATATTACGACAGAAAGCTGCTTGGGTGGAAAATGTTCATGATGCACGTATTCAAAAATTAATTGATGATTTAATCACTACTGCGGCTCAAGCGAATGGTGTCGGCATTGCTGCACCACAAGTTGCGGAATCTGTTCGTTTATTTATTGTGGCTTCCCGTCCTAACGCCAGGTATCCCAACGCGCCAGAAATGCAACCAACTGCCATGATCAACCCCAAGATAGTGGCTCACTCGACTGAAGTGAGCAAAGATTGGGAAGGTTGTCTCAGTGTTCCTGGTATTAGAGGTTTAGTTCCTCGATATCAAGCGATCGCAATTGAGTACATCGATCGCAATGGCAAATTACAAAAACAAGAGTTAACTAACTTTGTGGCTCGTATATTTCAACACGAATATGACCATCTAGATGGTGTTGTTTTTGTGGATCGTCTAGAATCTCATCTAAATAGAATCACTGAAGAAGAATATCAAAAAACTGTAGTTAAGAATACATAA